Proteins co-encoded in one Flavivirga eckloniae genomic window:
- a CDS encoding potassium channel family protein → MNPLIKNPLIKFFKTKIYTAVLLLVIIVSIGVTGYKVISGYSWVDALYMTVITMTTVGYGEVVPLDEQSKVFTIFLILGSVVIVGYALSIITEYILSKNNIDELIYKKMQKKIDSFKGHIVICGYGRNGKQAARKLSAYKKHFVVIEKDKEMEDRLQMDEVPYVIGNANEDETLMQAGVDRASCLISALPNDADNLFVVLSTRQLNKAINIISRASLETSYDKLKLAGANNVILPDKIGGDHMASLVVIPGLMEFVDNLSIVGKSNINIEEVAVEKLFTSNTKEARTIKDLDLRRKTGCTVIGYKDENDEYLVNPEAELELATNSKIIVLGRPEQIEALNSAYNID, encoded by the coding sequence ATGAATCCGCTTATAAAGAATCCACTTATAAAGTTTTTTAAAACCAAAATATATACAGCAGTATTACTACTCGTAATCATTGTATCTATTGGTGTTACTGGTTATAAAGTAATATCTGGTTACTCATGGGTTGATGCGTTATACATGACGGTTATTACCATGACAACTGTCGGGTATGGCGAAGTGGTGCCATTAGATGAGCAATCTAAAGTTTTTACAATATTTTTAATATTAGGAAGTGTGGTTATTGTAGGGTATGCGCTCTCAATAATAACGGAGTATATTTTGAGTAAGAATAATATCGATGAATTAATATATAAGAAGATGCAAAAAAAGATAGATAGTTTTAAAGGTCATATCGTTATTTGTGGTTATGGCAGAAATGGAAAACAGGCAGCTAGAAAACTTTCGGCTTATAAAAAGCATTTTGTAGTTATTGAAAAAGATAAAGAAATGGAAGACCGTCTTCAAATGGATGAGGTGCCTTATGTAATTGGTAATGCCAATGAAGATGAAACACTCATGCAAGCAGGAGTCGATAGAGCATCCTGTTTAATCTCAGCTTTGCCTAATGATGCCGATAATTTGTTTGTTGTACTTTCAACCAGACAATTAAATAAGGCTATAAACATAATAAGTAGGGCATCTTTAGAAACATCGTACGATAAATTGAAGTTAGCAGGAGCCAACAATGTTATATTGCCAGATAAAATAGGGGGCGATCATATGGCGTCCTTAGTTGTAATTCCTGGTTTAATGGAGTTTGTTGATAACCTGTCTATAGTAGGGAAATCGAATATAAACATAGAAGAAGTTGCTGTAGAAAAGTTATTTACTTCAAATACAAAAGAAGCAAGAACGATTAAAGATTTAGACCTTCGTAGAAAGACTGGTTGTACCGTTATTGGTTATAAAGACGAAAACGATGAGTATCTAGTAAACCCTGAGGCAGAACTAGAATTAGCTACAAATTCCAAGATTATTGTTTTGGGTAGACCCGAACAAATAGAAGCCTTAAATTCTGCATACAATATAGATTAG
- a CDS encoding PspC domain-containing protein, translated as MKSIYKPLLFFQKHGYYVCQRIAERFGIRAKVVRTSFMYVTFVTVGFGFALYLFLAFWMRIKDLVYTKRSSVFDL; from the coding sequence ATGAAAAGTATCTATAAACCATTACTGTTTTTTCAAAAACATGGTTATTATGTTTGTCAGCGTATAGCCGAAAGATTTGGTATTAGAGCTAAGGTAGTAAGAACATCGTTTATGTATGTAACGTTTGTAACTGTTGGCTTTGGCTTTGCACTGTATTTGTTCTTAGCTTTTTGGATGCGTATTAAAGATTTAGTCTATACCAAACGGTCATCTGTTTTCGATTTATAA